Proteins encoded within one genomic window of Haematobia irritans isolate KBUSLIRL chromosome 5, ASM5000362v1, whole genome shotgun sequence:
- the LOC142239974 gene encoding cytochrome P450 6g1-like, translated as MIGRAIALNKLKNQTQQMKIYGYQFVGLLCVILFVILIAIGALWYKINFNFWLRYKCLPSVRGRIFSGNVWDFLTLKNHFSFQLKTIYDDPQYEKEAVVGVYGLYKPALLVRDPDLLKSIFVKDFENFTNRFAQPARRKDRIASQMLFFANDSYWKDMRSRLTQFFSSAKLKQMYPFIQEIGKNLDLHLKGKGKRFIAEVKDICMLFSIDVNSTILFGVLINSLENPKEPFSLEIKRMVEFSWIRALHHMFIFFAPYLCDILGIRFFYKSTEQIIRDTLYQAMEHRQKTQRHNNDLIDIFLKLKQEAHMKGKNMQEFMEDVYAQAAQFMIGGIATSSSAMAHGLMELARMPEVQEKLRAEILQAFIEGNGDISYDMISKLEYLDMVVHEVMRLYPLFIHLERKYEKPFERKDHYSLKPYYDMTIPEGTPIYISVYALHYDAKYWPDPKKFDPERFAPSCREKIHPMVYLPFGVGPRNCIGARLGMIHMKIGLMHFLKNHYVQVCHETQQNPVFNPKAFVIEIEGGIVLEVVGDSMCDKALGMLN; from the exons ATGATTGGGAGAGCCATAGCACTCAACAAACTCAAAAATCAAACTCAACAAATGAAAATATATGGATATCAATTCGTTGGACT CCTCTGTGTTATACTCTTTGTCatattgattgcaatcggtgctTTAtggtataaaataaattttaatttttggttacGGTACAAATGTCTTCCTAGCGTACGAGGAAGAATTTTCAGTGGAAATGTTTGGGATTTTCTAACTCTGAAGAATCACTTCAGTTTTCAGTTGAAAACTATCTACGACGATCCGCAATATGAAAAAGAAGCTGTGGTGGGTGTCTATGGTCTCTATAAACCCGCATTACTTGTACGGGATCCagatttattgaaatcgattttcGTTAAGGATTTTGAGAATTTCACAAATCGTTTTGCTCAGCCGGCGAGAAGAAAGGATCGCATTGCCAGTCAAATGTTATTCTTTGCCAACGATTCCTATTGGAAAGATATGAGATCCAGATTGACCCAATTCTTTTCCAGTGccaaattgaaacaaatgtatCCATTTATCcaggaaattggtaaaaatttggATCTTCATTTGAAAGGCAAGGGAAAACGTTTTATTGCCGAAGTAAAAGACATATGCATGCTGTTTTCCATCGATGTCAATTCCACAATACTATTTGGAGTTCTCATCAATTCCCTGGAAAATCCCAAGGAACCTTTTAGTTTGGAAATAAAACGAATGGTGGAATTTTCATGGATCAGAGCTTTGCATCATATGTTCATCTTTTTCGCCCCCTATTTATGTGATATTCTTGgaattcgatttttttacaaatccACGGAGCAAATAATTCGAGATACTCTTTACCAAGCCATGGAACATAGGCAAAAAACCCAAAGACATAACAACGATTTaattgatatatttttaaaattaaaacaagaagCCCACATGAAAGGCAAAAATATGCAAGAGTTTATGGAGGATGTCTATGCCCAGGCTGCACAATTTATGATTGGAGGTATAGCAACATCCTCGTCAGCTATGGCCCATGGTCTCATGGAATTGGCCCGAATGCCTGAAGTGCAAGAGAAACTTagggctgaaattttgcaagcaTTTATCGAGGGCAATGGTGATATATCCTATGATATGATTAGTAAATTGGAATATCTTGACATGGTGGTGCATGAGGTAATGCGTTTGTATCCCCTCTTTATACATCTGGagagaaaatatgaaaaaccttTCGAGAGGAAGGATCATTATTCACTAAAACCGTACTATGATATGACAATACCAGAGGGAACACCCATTTATATTTCTGTCTATGCTCTACATTATGATGCAAAA tatTGGCCCGATCCCAAGAAATTTGACCCAGAACGATTTGCTCCATCATGCAGAGAAAAAATTCATCCTATGGTCTATTTACCCTTCGGTGTGGGGCCTCGCAATTGTATTGGAGCCCGTCTTGGTATGATTCACATGAAAATCGGTTTGatgcattttctaaagaatcacTATGTTCAAGTTTGTCACGAGACTCAACAAAATCCAGTATTCAATCCCAaagcgtttgtaattgaaattgaaGGTGGTATCGTTTTAGAAGTTGTTGGCGATTCTATGTGTGACAAGGCGCTTGGAATGCTAAATTAG